The Miscanthus floridulus cultivar M001 chromosome 17, ASM1932011v1, whole genome shotgun sequence genome has a window encoding:
- the LOC136515670 gene encoding uncharacterized protein — MGKKKTASKSQATFVDEESSLSLIENQEFVAMRAAQKVWPAPTTSEDQLRELVSDGLIQNKVIAEWRVPGEHRVPALGPGEIVLFVSFVRAGLCLPASVFLHQFLGYFGVSLNHLTPNAVLHLSVFVHLCEAFLGIPPSLSLFRFFFRLKPQPRREETSVLGGCGIQFRQGLKIKFFDYDLVDSVKDWRAEWFYAANLIPSLVVHSGSGPVANDRWDKKLESPAEIQAIQPLLDRISTLKQQGLTGFGIVSSFLRRRVQPLKERGHLGFEYSGAEDSSRMVPALELTGEEVLERLQKMLKGVSVIPPAVPEYSANNPPPAVLGRNFVDPIRLDVLPAVAEAGDHLAGTSVIIPRGPRSVPKRGRMDGSSSSLPVSKKPRKPSTPSAPASSVAPLSAVPLPSMGDGDVFAVVVPPARPSLGFARKKVASASSSLISPSTSSLLPAVPTSPELRDSQHSVDEVAAGASELPGGVAGLVAPEVTVAVAPSSSGDLAPASLEVALVAPASPRPASLSPSFASGGPSLSDDVVQQFDATHRLSELTAAWGSLSTLATSFGEKLQSFSRDHSSFFFSSENERKLSSEVDALKADLGLLRAELETERQLHQKEEKALRARVVETEKQRDAAVESAKKENKALRVEKQKLSESIDEMKALVRSSHNRAEEAQKTIEGLSGKLATATENWNALWKSFRSVADVLRTSADDGQSWAQFIPRIPTRFQEFAKRCAQVCTKNVLAQVRVLAPEAPLSKIAEEAESQEYLDAVEKMEPEVEDLASRIVDGLNIDLSLSDDNA, encoded by the exons atgggaaagaagaagaccgcaagcaaatctcaggcgacttttgtggacgaggagtcgtcgctttctttgatcgaaaaccaggagttcgtggccatgagggcggctcagaaggtttggccggctccaacaaccagcgaagaccagctgcgcgagctcgttagcgatggcttgatccagaacaaagtcatcgctgaatggagagttccgggcgagcatcgggttccggctcttggtcctggtgagattgtcctttttgtctctTTTGTCCGCGCTGGTCTCTGTCTCcctgcttctgtcttccttcatcagtttcttgggtatttcggggttagtttgaaccatctaacccccaatgccgttctccatctttctgtttttgtccatctttgtgaagccttccttggaattcctccttctctatctctttttcgttttttctttcgcctgaaacctcaaccccgccgcgaggaaaccagtgtccttggcggttgcgggattcagtttcgccagggtcttaaaatcaagttttttgattatgacctggtcgattccgtcaaggattggcgcgccgagtggttttacgctgccaatttgatcccttctcttgttgtccactccggatctggtcctgtggcgaACGACCGGTGGGACAAAAAGCTTGAGTCTCCTGCTGAGATTCAGGCGATCCAAcctctccttgataggattagtacgctgaaacagcaaggattgaccggctttggtattgtctcaagttttcttcgccgtcgggttcagcccttgaaagagcggggacatctcggctttgagtattctggggccgaggattctTCGCGCATGgttccagctcttgagctgaccggtgaggaggtactcgagcgtctccagaagatgctgaaaggagtgagcgtcattcctcctgccgtccctgagtactcggccaacaacccgcccccagct GTGCTCGGTcggaactttgttgatccgatccgccttgatgttctccctgctgtggcggaggCTGGGGATCATTTAGCCGGTACTTCtgtaatta tccctcgcggcccTCGCAGCGTCCCGAAGAGGGGacgaatggacgggtcttcatctagcttgcctgtctccaagaagcctcgcaaaccaagtactccttcag ctccggcttcttccgtggctccgttgtcggctgtcccgctcccgtcgatGGGtgacggggacgtcttcgccgtcgtggttccccctgcgaggccttctcttggcttcgcgagGAAAAAAGTAGCCAg TGCTTCGTCTTCTTTAATTTctccatcgacttcttctctgcttcccgccgtgccaacgagtccTGAGCTTCGAGACTcgcaacattctgttgatgaagttgcggcgggggcttcagagctacctggcggagttgcgggcttggtcgctccggaggtaaccgTGGCCGTCGCGCCGAGTTCTTCTGGggatttggctccggcttccctggaggttgctctggtcgctcctgcttcgccccggccggcttctctttccccttcttttgcctccggcggcccttctctgtccgatgacgtggtgcaacaattcgatgccactcatcggttatcggagctgaccgcagcctgggggagcttgtcgaccctcgcgacttcttttggtgaaaagctccag tctttttctcgtgatcattccagcttctttttctcatctgaaaatgagaggaagttgtcttcggaggtggacgctctgaaagccgatcttggccttctccgggctgagttggagacggagcgtcagttgcaccaaaaggaggaaaaagcccttcgcgcccgggttgtggagacggagaaacagagagatgctgcggtggagtctgcgaagaaagaaaacaaag ctctccgagttgagaaacagaaactctcggagagtattgatgaaatgaaggcccttgtccgttctagtcataatagagctgaggag gcccaaaaaaccattgaaggcctatctgggaagctggcgacggctaccgaaaattggaatgccttgtggaaatcttttcgttcggtaGCCGACGTCCTCCGGACTtcggcggatgacgggcaatcttgggcgcagttcattcctcggattccgactcgtttccaagagttcgcgaagaggtgcgcccaagtatgtaccaaaaatgtgctggcccaggtccgggtccttgctccggaGGCACCTCTCTCGAAGATAgcggaagaagctgaaagccaagaatatcttgacgccgttgaaaagatggagcctgaggtcgaagatctagccagtaggattGTAGATGGTCTAAATATCGACCTTTCCCtctctgatgacaatgcctga